One Campylobacterota bacterium DNA segment encodes these proteins:
- a CDS encoding HAMP domain-containing sensor histidine kinase: MNDSKPALLRLQTHSALFVPTPSMLAAFRIVDLTLEELSMSTEDAVGLIVETPRIDAALLNVVRSLKARHGAFSVCLITPDEDEEAFWPLAVLTHTVRFTPDHFTLRYDAVMGELEKLFLSLWGNKRYTNALKMRSRRSGLVDSLGMVAHQWRQPINLISMEAINLMIQTGIEENIKSVSVAKSAQIVSDQAQRMSDILKSVLSLGKVHRAKELFSIRELFERIASLWSEQLKQHDIELLIPHPAQDAQIYGYQTDLEEVLINLVANAKDAYTGSRTTGRRFISLETRSDQSHIYLSVRDEAGGVPEPLREQIFQPDFSTKNKEEGFGIGLHVARLIIEQEFKGSLELAVGPKGSSFIATLPRNDLCSLRFID; this comes from the coding sequence ATGAATGACAGCAAACCCGCCCTTCTGCGCCTTCAGACCCACTCCGCGCTGTTCGTCCCCACGCCGTCGATGCTCGCGGCGTTTCGCATCGTCGACCTGACGCTCGAGGAACTCTCGATGAGCACCGAGGATGCGGTGGGGCTCATCGTCGAAACGCCGCGTATCGACGCCGCGCTCCTCAACGTCGTCCGTTCCCTCAAAGCGCGTCATGGAGCCTTTAGCGTCTGCCTCATCACCCCCGACGAGGACGAAGAGGCGTTCTGGCCGCTTGCCGTGCTGACCCACACGGTCCGTTTCACCCCCGATCACTTCACCCTCCGATACGATGCGGTGATGGGCGAACTCGAAAAACTGTTCCTCTCGCTCTGGGGGAATAAACGCTACACGAACGCCCTCAAAATGCGCTCACGCCGTTCGGGTCTGGTCGATTCGCTGGGGATGGTCGCCCACCAGTGGCGCCAGCCGATCAATCTGATCAGCATGGAAGCGATCAACCTGATGATCCAGACGGGGATCGAAGAGAATATCAAATCCGTATCCGTCGCCAAAAGCGCGCAGATCGTTTCGGATCAGGCGCAACGGATGTCGGACATCCTCAAAAGCGTCCTTAGCCTGGGGAAAGTCCATCGCGCCAAAGAACTTTTTTCGATCCGCGAACTGTTCGAGCGAATCGCCTCGCTGTGGAGCGAACAGCTCAAACAGCACGATATCGAGCTGCTAATCCCCCATCCGGCGCAAGACGCCCAGATTTACGGATACCAGACCGATCTCGAAGAGGTCCTGATCAACCTCGTCGCCAACGCCAAAGACGCCTACACCGGTTCCAGAACCACCGGAAGACGCTTCATCAGCCTCGAGACGCGTTCAGACCAAAGCCACATCTATCTGAGCGTCCGGGACGAAGCGGGAGGGGTCCCCGAGCCGCTCCGCGAACAAATCTTCCAACCCGACTTTTCGACGAAAAACAAAGAAGAGGGTTTCGGTATCGGCCTGCACGTCGCACGCCTCATCATCGAACAAGAATTCAAGGGATCGCTCGAACTGGCGGTCGGGCCCAAAGGCTCTTCGTTCATCGCCACCCTGCCGCGCAACGACCTTTGCAGCCTCCGCTTTATCGACTAG
- a CDS encoding EAL domain-containing protein, whose protein sequence is MANSIQRLKEGAESRSVLIIDDDPEIAESLSRILRVFFREYVIASDGEEALALFYDRFKASDPFTLVVTDLELPKLGGLRLIREIRALSPSQPVVILSAHDEANFMAEAIAQNVQGYLLKPLAMPKLFSTLEKVFSLENVADSPAESAFDPITGWNLFPALTERIGDHDASAVTLMRLRVNHFNNIISFVGEEYANEYLSELSRLLESLVFEPKGEFFRTATDEFCLLFEGEHTDYAAELAGNMTSVVRYFHTSERGIILNSTLSVGIASGSDNVLLHSKRALETTNDRSGGAVSVYRPLREIDGPSLTSSRDILRMIFNALVHEDIVPLFQPIVDARTLQPAMYQSLIRIRKDGQLYGPDTFLNLAISMGQMVMITRSMIRNTLQLYPSLDQGSLVVINLSSNDLSDEGLVAYIRFWTERFGIAPANIAFQLINGIETLYDETPASTVSELQREGYKIILNHFGAGEFDLPLLLSLKPDYMNFHPKVTEKLAHDEGIGHIIASMVEIVHLVGSKAIAKNISDPAHIALLNAARIDYIQGYAVGDPFEVPHE, encoded by the coding sequence TTGGCTAATTCGATCCAGCGGCTCAAAGAAGGTGCGGAATCGCGTTCGGTTCTCATCATCGACGACGACCCCGAAATTGCCGAATCGCTGAGCCGCATACTGCGGGTCTTTTTCCGCGAATACGTCATCGCCTCGGACGGAGAAGAAGCACTCGCCCTCTTTTACGACCGTTTTAAAGCGTCCGACCCTTTCACCCTCGTCGTCACCGACCTCGAGCTGCCCAAACTCGGCGGCCTTCGTCTCATCCGCGAAATCCGTGCCCTCTCCCCCTCCCAGCCTGTCGTCATCCTCTCGGCCCACGACGAAGCGAATTTCATGGCCGAAGCGATCGCCCAGAACGTTCAGGGATACCTTCTCAAACCGCTGGCAATGCCCAAACTTTTCAGCACCCTCGAAAAGGTTTTTTCCCTGGAAAACGTGGCCGATTCACCCGCCGAATCGGCGTTCGACCCGATCACGGGCTGGAACCTTTTTCCCGCCCTCACCGAACGGATTGGCGATCACGACGCCTCTGCCGTAACCTTGATGCGCCTTCGGGTGAACCATTTTAACAACATCATTTCGTTCGTCGGGGAAGAGTACGCCAACGAGTACCTGAGCGAACTCTCCCGCCTGCTCGAAAGTCTGGTCTTCGAGCCCAAAGGGGAGTTTTTCCGCACTGCGACGGATGAATTCTGCCTCCTCTTCGAGGGAGAACATACCGATTACGCGGCCGAACTCGCCGGAAACATGACCTCGGTCGTCCGCTATTTCCACACGTCCGAACGGGGAATCATCCTCAACTCGACCCTCTCGGTCGGGATCGCATCGGGCAGCGACAACGTCCTGCTGCACTCCAAACGGGCGCTGGAAACGACCAACGACCGTTCCGGCGGCGCAGTGAGCGTCTACCGCCCGCTTCGGGAGATCGACGGTCCCTCCCTCACGTCAAGCCGCGACATTCTCCGGATGATTTTCAATGCCCTCGTCCACGAGGACATCGTCCCCCTTTTCCAGCCCATCGTCGATGCCCGCACCCTCCAACCGGCAATGTACCAAAGCCTTATCCGCATCCGAAAAGACGGTCAGCTTTACGGCCCGGATACGTTTTTGAACCTCGCGATCAGCATGGGGCAGATGGTGATGATCACCCGTTCCATGATCCGCAACACCCTGCAACTTTACCCATCGCTGGATCAGGGCTCGCTCGTCGTCATCAACCTCTCGTCGAACGACCTGAGCGACGAAGGGCTCGTCGCCTACATCCGCTTTTGGACCGAACGTTTCGGGATCGCTCCCGCCAACATCGCGTTTCAGCTCATCAACGGGATCGAAACCCTCTACGACGAAACGCCCGCTTCCACCGTCTCCGAGTTACAGCGGGAAGGGTATAAAATCATCCTCAACCATTTCGGCGCGGGTGAATTCGACCTTCCCCTGCTCCTCTCGCTCAAACCCGACTACATGAACTTCCACCCTAAAGTGACCGAAAAACTCGCACACGACGAGGGGATCGGACACATTATCGCCAGCATGGTCGAAATCGTCCATCTGGTAGGGTCCAAAGCGATCGCCAAAAACATTTCCGATCCGGCCCACATCGCCTTGCTTAATGCGGCCCGGATCGACTACATCCAGGGATACGCCGTAGGCGATCCGTTCGAGGTGCCCCATGAATGA